Below is a genomic region from Henckelia pumila isolate YLH828 chromosome 3, ASM3356847v2, whole genome shotgun sequence.
AAACACTGTATTAAAGGGAGGTCGTAGATTGCCTATATATGCAATAGTGCATTTTATCCTTCTGAGATGCGTCCAGTACTTCATTGAACATGTGACAAAAGGTCAACGTATGGTTGAGGACAATCAACTGTGGTCGGATTATGCATGTCGAAAATATGAAGAATGGGCGAAAAAATCCAACGAACATCGTGTTGTGAAATATGATGTACGATCGCAAACTGCTCAGGTTGCGACCGGAGGAAGGCCAAGTCGCGATCAACACATAAAAGTGATGAAAATATCAACTACAGTGTTCATGTGGTAAATGGACAATTTTTGGCATCCCATGTTCTCATGCTATTTGTACCGCGAAATGGCATTCTTTAGATCGCACAACACTTGTGCAACCATGGTACAATATATCTGAGTATCTCGCCACATATGAAGGAAGATTTGAACCTCTTGCAGATGAACGATATTGGGATCGGCCTTCATTTAAGTTGCAACATAATCCGGTTAGACGTGAAATAAGAAGAGCTAGTAGGATACAACGACTCGTTTGAGAAATGAGATGGACAGACCGGTAGCGAGAGAGAGACAACAACGAAGGCCGAACAGGTAGAAAATTTAGAAATTATAATTTGTCGCTTTCATATTTTcttatgaaatatatttttacattaaatatatattttttatatatattgtatttcaggaacatCGGATGAAAGTGGCATATGGATGATGGCAAAAAGTTTACAACAACAAAATGTTTCTAAATAACATATGGATTTGGTAGTTTTGGTTAAATAatgtataaatttaaaaaatctaTGTATTTTATATTGTTGGTTAGAACGcgtttatgtattttttttaattattattaattatcaaattccataaaataaataataacatatttttAAATGTCAATACACGAATATATTAACTCTAAATCAATAAATAGATATATGaatcaaattccaaaaaaacaaaataaatcacgATTTTTCATGGCAATTACAATTATACAGATGACCACCGATTCCACAAGCAGGTGGCCTACGTCTTCGTTGTCCTCTACGCACTACAAGAACATCAAGAATTTCTTCACTCCTCTCTTGTTGGTCATTTGAATAACCAGGAAATATTACAGTACGTTTCTCTCAGGAGCCAAAACATTACGTTGACCAGGTTGTTGCCAGTTACTATTAAGAAGATctgtaaaattttgaatattttcccAAAATGGAGTCTGATAACCGGCATCAACATATGATCCAGATGGTCCTGCACTGTACAACCCAACAGATGGCCCAGTATTATACAACCCGCTGGATGACCCTGCAGTATACAATCCACCGGATTGTTTGGTATTTTCAAATCCACCGGATGGCCCCGTATTGTACAACCCACCAGATGGTCCTGCGCCATAAAATCCACCAGATGGTCCTGTACCATAAAACCCACCATGAGGCCGAGGAGGAACAAACCCGAATGATGACTGATGTTAATCAGGATATGGCGTAATAAAATTTTGTGGAATATTATTTTGTCCGCCAACATCTAAATTGGGCGGATATGGCCGGAAACCAAGCCCAGAGACTATAGGCGATATAATGTGTACAGTAATGCGCTCAAACCATGGAAAATAATCATCATCGGTCTGCTGATTAGATCTTCCATGTCGGTCGCCTCGAGCAACATGATTCAATTTGTTATTACAAAAATTTATAGAATTTTGGTGATACTCCCTCCAATCTGTGTTGCGATGACCGATTCTACTAATGTTGTGTAGGTCATCGTAATCAACTGAACGTCTTGGAACAGACTGACGCATTTTGAATTGCCTCATCACTCGGTTTGGACAATGCATCTCCATAATTTCAAAACATATTAGAGGACAAACACATCGCCAGATTCTATTATCGTATGCATCAATGATCACTTTAACATCTGGATCTTTTTTGTTGTAAACTATCGAGTTAAActgcataataataataatataaatcaatattttttaattaataaatataaattatttaaatattgtaaAGTTTCAATAAGCCAAATAACACACCTCGTCATTATTCATACGATCAAAACTATCTCTTATAATTCTAAGAGCGTGTGTTGGTGTATGAGTGTAACGAAACACATTTAACCAcctacaaaaaaatattattatagttaTGAGAAAATAAAGTTATAATTTATATAATGATACTAAGTTTTTAAATATTATCGTGCATCATAAGGAGCAAAtggaatattttcattttctgTATTTTAAGGCACAAGAAGAGATAAGTCATTCAGACCAGGGTTAACAAATTTAATTCTGCTTCATGCCCATATTTGTCATTAATaatgaataaaatcaaaaaattattaaaatatgatGTGATATTATatctcaaaaaaattattttatacctGAAGGATATATAGAGGTCCACTTATTGTAGCTTTTTTCTATACGTATGGCATTGCATAACTCACGATATAGGAACGCCAAAACTGCACTTCCCCAACTGTAAGATCTGATGCGATTAATATCCCGGAGTAGTTGCAAAAAAATCAGTTTAACAGATCCTCCTTGATAATCTGGAAGCATGATTGCTCCGATAATCATTAATGCAACACAACGGGTATATTTTACGACATCATCTTCTGGACTATTATCATTAATAGGTGCAGCCGTGCAATGTTCATATAAAGCGGTCATCGAAAAGTGACCACCTTTGAAATGTGATGTCAGTGGCGTAAATCCCAACAAATTCAAACATATATGTTGCCACTCTTCAACTTTGtgtgaaacatctatatcagtTACTGGCTCACCATCAATAGGCAGACCCCAAATAATGGAAATATCTTGTAAAGCGATGGTTGCTTCACCACATCTAAAATGAAACGTGTGTGTCTCACGTCGTCATCGTTCAACAAGAGCAGTAATCAAATTATTATCATAAATTCGAGACTCACACAACAAAACATCATATATCCCCATGTAATTTAAATATGCTATCACACGACTGTGCAAACCATTTTCATTATATAAATCCCAAATCAAATTATCTGACCGTTTGACTCTAAGTATCTTATCAACATTTTTTGTAGAAATTGTTGACAAAATATGTGTTGCTTGTAAATATAGAACACAGGGATCTTCTGGCCCTCGATTTGTTGTCATCCTGACAAAATTAGTTACCATAATTGATCAAAATATAACCTAACAATATTAAATCACGTGGTctaataatatgataataaaaaaatagtgatatttaaataaataaatatatatatatatatatattatatatatatatatatatatatatatatatatatatatatataacttggtttttttaaaatatctatataaatataatttatataaaaatataaatatatagatatatcgtatatataaatataaatacgatatatatatatatatatatatatatatatatatttatatatatatatataacgccACATCGCAAATAATATGAGTACTCAAAATATAAAatctatatatttaaatatatatatatatatataacttgttttttttaaatattatatataaatataatttatataaaaatataaatatatagataaatatatatcgtatatataaatatatatatacgatatataaatatatatatatacgtatatatttatacacgatataaaaaatatatatatataaatatatatatgaataaatatatatacaaatatcgatttatcatatatatatatatatatatatatatatatatatatatataacgccacatctcaataatatttatttatatatttatatatatatacgtatatatatacgtgtatatatataaatatataaataaatatatatgaataaatatatatatataacgccACATCGCAAATAAtatgagtgttcaaaatataaaatatatatatatataactttagttttttttaaatattttatataaatataatttatataaaaatataaatatatagatatatatatcatatatataaatatatgtatatatatacacgattcatatacataaataatatatatatatatatataaatatatatctatcgtatatatacatttataaataaatatatatatatataaatatatatgtatacatatataaatataaataaataaatatatatatatataatataaatatatatgatatatatattaaaatatatgaatatatacaaaatatatatatataaataatatacaagaaattacacatatataaaacataattttgaatttaaaattatttaaaatgaataaaacaATATACTTACTTTAAGTTGAATTTTGCAGATTACAAAAATGAAAATTGAAGTCGATGAACGAGAGATGCGGAGAAGAGATTAGAGGAATACTGAGCCCGACGAAGAACAAAAAATTAAAGAGTATAGATTTGAGAGAACGATACAGATAATTGAGCAGATTGTGGGAAGTTTATTTAAAAGTCATTCGTATAATTAAACGAATAATTGAGCAGATTCCACCAACTTTAACGGATGTTGCCTTGTAGCTGCCATGTAGGCAGCGTCTTCAGCTTAAAAAAACTTAGTCCGACCTATATAACTTTTGATGGATCACAAATATTATCCAACCAAGCATCAGAAAATCGTCTTAATTACACGGGTAACGGATCGATAGACAGAGCCAACATCTCCCAATATTATGCCAACCATGGCTAGCTGTGAAAACTTTGCGATTCCAATCCCATTCATTGGCAGAGCCAACATCTCCCTTGACAATTTCTTCTCGGCTCGCAATTTTTACCAACATAATTAATGCAACCATATTATATCTGCCTGAAATCAAAGTAGAAATCACCAGAATATCTCATCATctgatctatatatatatatattagaaccCTGCTTGAGTTCATATAACAAATAATCCGGCACAAAAAAAGGAAACAAAAACCATATATAACAATTGTAATTTGTAAACACCAACACATTACATTACATTTCATTTTTGCCACACTACATATATAAATGCAAGAATCCTCTGTTCCCTTGTTCCTAAGCTTGAGCCAAACGGCGAATATCATAGGGATATGCATCCGATGCCCTTTGAGCACTGTATGATCTCCTCCCGATGATCGTGTTCGCAGCTTCCCCGGGATGAAATGCATCCCAGAACAAATATTCATTTCTGTCCGGGCATGCGGGCTGGAATGGGAGACATGTAATTTGGCCATTGTTCCTCCCCACGCCGCAGCATCCAGCATTTGTCACTCGTAATCCTggtttgacaaaaaaaaaaaaaaaaagatccgTGTTATCGTCTCATATATTCTTGACAAAAACTACTCTGTCTTTGTgttaatttataataataataataccgAAAGCCGCCGGATTGTCTATCAAATCTTGGAAGATCCCGTAGGCATTGATGTAGATTAACTTAGCATCGCGCGAATTGCTATTGAATTCATCCACCAGCGCCCTGAGCCTGGCGTTGAACATTTGATTTGCGCTGTTGATTCTTTCTACACACGTGACTCCGTCGGGGCTGTTTTGCGCCAATGCGTTGGGGCTGCATCCGATTTGGCCTATCCCGATTAACACAAACTTCCTTGCTCCAAAGTCATACAAACTCTACATGTATATATCAACCCCAACAAAAGTAGCCAAGAATATATATTCGTTAGAAAGAACAAGAACCATTGTGCAGAGCAATTCTATGATACATCTGAAGTACTAGACTGTCAGTGAAAAAGGAAAGAATCAAatcaaccttttttttttttttttttttggtttgaaaCAGAGACAATTAGACATACCCTTAACTGATCGGCGTATTGTTGAATGAGAACTTGGGCGTATTGTTGAGGCGAGTACTGGCGGCTAGTGGGGTAATTGTTGGGCATGAAATAGTTGTTGAGGTAGTCGTTGCTGCCTACTCCGACGGAGTATATGCACTGGCTCAAGTAATCTGCAGCCGAGTCTTCGTCCCCGATTATGTCCACTATTTGCGAGACTGTGTTCTTGTAGTTGTTTATTTGTCCAGAAAAATCTATTCGGTCTCCCTGGATCATAACCAGTTCAAtcccatatatataatattatttttagaggttgcaaacactaccatATATAAATGCATTTTCGTACCAGTTGCTGACCGGTTTCTCGCCTGATTCCAGCTGCAGCAGATGCATAGTTTACCCCCTGGAGAATCTGTCGGCCGCGGGCCGTCGCGTACGGAGGAATGTAGTCATCAAAGCCTAACAGCTCCGCTGAGAGAgtttacatacatatatatgacACTGGTACTCTGGTGCACGCGATTGTGTTTTCGTATCTGACTAAAACTaagtaaacaaaaaaaaaaaatatatatatatatatatatatatatatatatatatatataaattagaaAAATAGCTTACCAATGACATCGACGGTGGTTTTTCCATTAGAGAACCTGCCCGTCGGGCCATCCGGAAAATCAATGCCATAAGGCAAATAATTAGCTCTCGCCAATGATCGAATGTTATTGTTGTTCCCATTATCCACCAACGAATCACCAAATATGAAGTAACATGGAACCTGAGGCTGCGCAGCAACCCCGCAATTGCCCACTAGATGCACGGCCGCAGCCGCCGCCACCACCGCCACCACCCATCTCCAAAACCCACAACGCAtggttatttatatatatatccaaaggataatatatgatatataaaaaATGCAGCAGCTGGTGTTTAGAAGAGTAGTAATACTTGATATAGATATGAATGAATTGATAAATACTAGAAGATTGAAGTGTATATATAGTAATGGGAAATAAGGAGACTCAATTAAGATCTCAAAGTGGACTTTTTTGTGTGTGCAGATATGTAGTTGGTTAGACGCATTGATTTCACGCGGATATAATTTAGCGGGCTTCAACACTCTTCTGCAATGCCAATTGTTGTTGACTCGTTCTTCATTTCTGCAAACCATTTTCCATTCAGATTAATTTTACATTGTGTTCAATTTCATTTGTTAAGTGGGTGAAATTGTTTAAATTAAAGAATATATAAGAATATTCGTATGTATACTATTACTATTTCAAGAAGAGATTATACCCAATGGATTTAACGGGcgtctttttttcttttttttttttaaatgacgaTTGAACTCACCGTCGCTTGAATCACATTAGCAAAGTAATGATCACCTGATGAGGTATTGCATGTTTGGGGGAATTGATAAAACACATGGGAGAgttattttaaaacaaaacaCACGTAGTATGGTATTTTAAAAAACTGTCCCGTAACTAAAAATAATTGTTATCTTATTTTAATTGTTCTCAAAATTGTTAAATTATGATGTCACTGGCTAGCTCCAAGTATGAcgaaaaaaaatactaaatcaTATAGAATGTGAGATTATGAAATTAATTGTTAGATATTGATTCAAAAAACTTATAGTTTTATATATACAAGTATCGTCTTAAATGCCAATGAACTATATAATTACGACCATTAGGTTTCGCATTAATTGGCTTCCTTTCTTCATTACGGCTCCAATCATGCGTCAAACACTGTTTGAATATATACCCCAATATAGAAGTTAGTTTAATTATGCAAGGAAATGTTTCATGATATTGTGCAAATTAATTAGCTAATGATTAATCTTGAATCATAAATTCTCTACGGACGGATTTCATACTTCCGTAATTACGTTTCGTGATGGATTATTACTTTTCTTCGTTAACTAACGATGAAATAAATTGTCCATTAATTGTTAACAACGacgaagaatatatatatatatatatatatactgacatatatatattattgtgctCATCAAAAGAATATATTATTGTGCTCATCAAAAGAATAgtaaaattatcagtatttagtGACGTAATCAAAATTTTTGACGTCGTTAATTTGCGATCAGGATAATTATCGGAGGGTACATTTCCCATCGTCAAGAATTGTATATTAATTTTCACCCGTCGATAATATAAGTTATAATGCACCAATCGAGCAAAGTGAATGTGTTCAAATCTTGTTGATCACTAAACACTCGGGCTCACCTTGTTAATATTTATCACTTTGCATGTGGATTACGTATAAAGTCTATTGCAACAGTACTTAATGCcccaaaaatatattatattagttATGATATAATGAAAATCctatcatatttttatttatattttataatattgcatgaatatatatatggatCTAGTTATCGTTTACTATAAATTCTATGTATATGGAGTAagactttattttaattataagatAGTATTTGAAAAAGCTTTAAGAAGCACTTATccattttttcttaacaaaactcTGATAATTGCTTCATAGAAGTTCTCCCAAACAATACCTAAATAAAGATCCCAAACAATACCTAAATAAAGGGTCTCTTCTAACTGTTGAGATGTTCCACACCGTTTGGataaaaaattcatgagaaTTGCATATGTAGACAATCCTCTCCTTTTGAGCTATCTTTTAAGGTTATGCCAAAATTCACTATTTTTAACATGGTATCAAAGTCTCTTACACATATTATACATGTCTTTTacacgttttttattttttatataattcttTCATACGTAATTTCAATACATTTTCTATTGAATCATATACTGACTTTAACGTCAGAATGGCTAGACGAAGTCATCTCATCATTTTTCTTTGatacataaatatattttgagatattttgttcggtttatcaaaaaaattagttcattgatTACCAATTCAAGGTAATTTATTGGGTGCAAATTTTTTGATCGCATcaattactatatatatatatatatatataaaattttgctATGATTTCCACCAACTATGTCCAACTCTATGCCCACCATATACAAATCAATTCACCTATTGTACGGGTCAACTCATGACTTATACATGGTGGACACGGAGGTGGGCATGGTTGGtgggcagcataacaaaactctatatatatatatatatatataaattagaaAGCCTAAAATGATAATTTGATATTGGGATGAGAGATTTAATGCTGAAGCTAACCACTGGATTTAATGCTTCCACGAAGTCCTCTTCGAGAACGTGCATGATTAAGGGCAGGGCCCCTTTTTCATTTTGCTAGGTTGTATCCTGCCCAGTTCTTGCctacaataacttatttgtATTTCGATTTTTATTACCATCTATTTCTATATATTCATTAATAATGTAATTACCTTTTGGTCATTTAAGTAAACTTCCAAATTAATTCCAAATGAGTAGAGGGGAAAAAAAGTAATGGGTGGGAAATGAGATGCTATCATTAGGACATTACACTCGTTTAAATGTGGACATTAATCAACATATGTGAGGTCCATTAATTTTTCAGTGGAatccacatatatatattattaaatatatatcatattggAGTAATGTCCTGAGGGTAGTTTTGAAATTTTccataatgaaatgcatgttacCCTTAGTCTATATTTACttgctatttttaaaaaaagaaaactcataatattattaattcataatgtccattaTAAGCTTAACCAACCAAAAAAGTTAACCGGTCACAATTCACCCAAATAAAAGGTGAAGAGGAAGACAAAGCAAAACAAACAATACAATGAGCTACTTTATTAGCTGATTGACAGGCATGAATGATCTCTCTGGTTTCTTCAGTTGCGCTCTAGTTTCCGTTGCACAAAGTCCTACATACCCATGATTTTCCATATTGGATGTGACTTTTTACTGTTTGTACTACTAATAAAAATCTGATGTCACTTGCACATCTCTGAAATTCCTGTCATACAGTAGATTGACACACTCCCTAATTGCAAGTAATTCACCATGGACAACCGATATTGGCTGATTTATTTGCTTACCAAACGCTAATAATAAGCGAACCTCCACCGATACTGTATTGGTTCAGCGCTTCATTGTACGATGCGTCTACATTCAATTTCAAGCTACCCGGACTGTGCATGTGTCCAGGTTGTTTCATGTCTTCCCCTCTCCACCTCCGAAAACATTTTTTCACTCTCTTTGGCCTTGCGAAATTTAGAAAGTAGTACCGATCGAACTCCATTCAATATCCTCAAGCATCGGTCCCCTCCAGTCCCCATGTCGATAATTTTGCTTCGTTTTCCATATTGCCAAAGTGAGAATAGCTAGCAAAGTACTCAAAGTCCTTTTTAGATAGTTGCCCTTCATCCACCAGCAAAGTTCCCTAATTCGAGCCCCTTGAGCCCCTctcaataaataaacaaaagggTTCTTCTCAGGAGCGGAGCCAGGATTTACGTTCAGTGTAGGCACCAATATTATCAATATActataattaataaagaaaaaaacaCCGGTTAATCGATCGAGAACTTGAATAATATTTTCTAAGGTTCGAACACAATTTACACACAACAAATAACAActgttatttgattttaaaattcTGGAAAAATTATGAAGAATAGCGTGTACAAAACCCtcaattaaaaaattttttgaTAGAAAATATACTCTACATTCGAAAATTAAGCATGAATTCATTCTCAATTGCAAAAAGaacacaaaaattttaaaaaattgaatgaTTGACTAACaatgaaataaaaacaaaacttaaATTTTGGTAAAATTTTGGATTTATAAAGAATATAGAAGGTGAAGTAGTAAGTAATATGAATTGGAATAATTGTTAATCAAAGGTGTGACGTTCGTGATTCGTGAGGAGAAAATATTGTACAGAAAGTTATTGATTGTATGCATAGGTATTAATAACAGGTAAAAATTTGAGCCTAAAATTTGGATATAAAAattatgaaagaaaaaaaattgacatTTTTTGGATCCAACATAGATATTTGAGCATGTAATAACAGTACAtacaaattttataattttgataaaaaaaaaactatatatatacatacatatatatatatatgctttatTTTTGGGTCCAGTGTGGGCTTGGTTCTTCTTCGAAAAATGCTTAACAGTTGCACAAAAGAACATAGAGTGACAAGTAGAATCAAAGGCAAAACTACATAAGTCACAGGCTTCGCTAACTAGGACGTGAAGTTGGGGCAGGTTCTCATAATTGATTGCAATGCAATCATGTGAGACACTCCACCATAACAATCGGACCTTGGTCGGTGGGGAGAGACTCCAGAGGAAAGTCCACAACTTTTCTTTCGAATACATGGATTGATGCTCCGGTCCTGTAAACAGTCCCTGCTGGAGCCTGGATCCACCCCTCATCGAATATTGGCCATTTGAGTCAAATCACAAGAAAAGTGCATCTCTTTGTTCTATGATAGGGAGAGGTGTCTCAAGTATTTCTCCAGCGATATAAGGATTAAATCTTGCGCAAATTAACTCGATTAGTATATTATATCCCAAGCGCCATCTTTAATCAAATCATTCACTATGGTTTTTCGATCCCAAGGCACCAGTGAGGGACCAATTTTGGCCTGCATAATCACTTGGAATCCAGTTGTCCTAAAATAAGTGAATAGATCGCTCATCACCAACTCTCCAAACTAGGCCACGTACAAGAAGTTCTTTGTTCCAGTGTAACGATCTCCTAATATGATACGGGTTACCTCCCAACCTGTTGGAATTCAACTCATTTTGGATTCAACAATTCAACTCAAATTTGATGGCTACCAAACTTGATATCATTCACATTGTCATGGTTTCACACTTTACCTAACATCCAAAATCTTGCCTATAAATACACCCCAAAACCATTGtttcaaatcatcccaaaaaatcccaaaaacacAAGCAATAAAGAGTGTTTTTTGTAGCCTAGTCATTTAGATAAATTttagtatgctctgtggttgcggCGATGTCCGATCTTCCACATCCGAAAGAATTTTCTATGTGATTAGATTTGTATGAGTTTCACTTGTAAAGTGAGATTGAGTGTGTCATCCAAGAATTATTATTCTTGAAGTTCTTGGTATCCCCTAAGTTATTCTAGGGAGCGTTGTTGTTATCTCCTATTATTCTAGGAATGTGTTGTATCCATTATTGATATAGTGGAGATTTTCTTGGTGGACTTAGGTCCCGTGGTTTTTCCCTAATTTGGGTTTTTCCACGTAAAATCCTTGTGTCGTTTTCTTCGTGcttattatcttgatttataTTGATATCATGAAAACACTTTGATCTGATAGTATCACTGAAGGGGAAAAGAATCAAAAGCTTCCGCTACATAAAAGTCAGTAATTTTGGCTATCtttcccaacaagtggtatcaaagccacgtCCAATGGAGGAGCCCCTTGGAGGGATGTTCAAATTGAACGGGTCAAACTATTCCATATGGAAGACAAGCATGCTGGATCTGCTATATTGCAAAGATTTGTACTTGCCATTGAGTGGTGATGAAGCCAAGCCGGAAAATCAATCAAATGAAGAATGGACTATACTGCATCGAAAAACTGTTGGTTACATACGACGTTTTATCGAGCATAGTATCTTCCATCACTTTGCAAACGAAGATAAAGCTGATGTTTTGTGGAGAAAAATTGAAGCTATGTTTGAGAGGAAGAATGCCTTAAACAAAGCCTCAATTATCAGAAGTATCGCACGACTCAGATACAAAAAAGGTGCAGATATGACGGAGCACCTAAATACTTATCAGGGTTTAATCAACAAATCTACCACCATGAAGATTGCCCTAGATGATGAAGTTACAGCCTTGTTACTACTGAGCTCTTTGCCAGACAGTTGGGATACTCTTGTGGTATCGCTCAGTAATTCTGCTCTTGATGGAAAAATTACATTACAAACAGTCAAAGATTGCCTTCTCACTGAAGAGTCTAGAAGAAAAGAGCAAGAATATAACTCTGAAACCAAGGCATTGATCACAGAAACGGCTGATAATCGAGGACGAAGTTACACCAGAGGTCCTCAGAAAGGAAGAGACAAATCCATGGGGAAGTCTAAGACCAGAAAAGAATTCAAGTGTCATTATTGTGGAGGTCCAAACCATTACGAAAGAGAATGCAGAAAAAA
It encodes:
- the LOC140887337 gene encoding GDSL esterase/lipase At1g29670-like, giving the protein MRCGFWRWVVAVVAAAAAVHLVGNCGVAAQPQVPCYFIFGDSLVDNGNNNNIRSLARANYLPYGIDFPDGPTGRFSNGKTTVDVIAELLGFDDYIPPYATARGRQILQGVNYASAAAGIRRETGQQLGDRIDFSGQINNYKNTVSQIVDIIGDEDSAADYLSQCIYSVGVGSNDYLNNYFMPNNYPTSRQYSPQQYAQVLIQQYADQLRSLYDFGARKFVLIGIGQIGCSPNALAQNSPDGVTCVERINSANQMFNARLRALVDEFNSNSRDAKLIYINAYGIFQDLIDNPAAFGLRVTNAGCCGVGRNNGQITCLPFQPACPDRNEYLFWDAFHPGEAANTIIGRRSYSAQRASDAYPYDIRRLAQA